TTGGCAACCAGCAGGTGTTCAAGGACAATAAAGACTTTATCGTGATGGTAGTGGGCGGCCCCAACGCCCGCAAAGACTACCACGTGGACGAAGGCGAAGAGCTGTTCCTGCAGCTGGAGGGCGACATAGTGGTAAAAATTATCGAGGATGGTAAGCCCGTCGACATCGAAATCAAGGCGGGCAGCATGTTTCTGCTGCCCGGTGGTGTGCCCCACTCGCCGCGCCGCCCGGCCGGCACCGTAGGCCTGGTGCTGGAGCGCTACCGCACGGCCGGCGAGCTGGATGGCTTCCAGTGGTACTGCGAAAACTGCGGCCACAAGCTCTACGAGGAGTACGCCGAAATCACGGACATTGTGGCGCAGCTGCCCCCCATCATGGACCGTTTCTGGGCCAACAACGACCTGCGCACCTGCAAAAACTGCGGCACCTACATGGAGGCACCTGCCAAGCCGACCCCCGCCGAATAACCGCTACAGTAAAGCGGGCCGCTGCGTGATTTCGTGGTAGCACACCACGTCATCTTGCGCGAAGTAGTGCAGCACCATGCTGCGGCGCGTACTTCCCGCTCGCCGGATAGGCCTACCGCCGTGCAACAGGTTGGCATGCCAGATCAGCACGTCGCCGGGCTGGGCATGCAGCTCTTCGGCCGGCGTGTTTTCGCGCGCAATCACGGCCTCAATGGCCTGCTCGTAGTGCTGGTAGGCCTGGTCGCCAATCAGGAAGTGTGAGCCACCGTGCGGGAAGTCGCCGTTCAGCACGTAGGGCAGACGGTGGGAGCCAGGGTAGTAAAACACAGGACCGTTTTCAGCTGTCACGGGCTCCAGCGCAATCCAAGCGGCCACCAGATAGCCCAGCGGGTAGGTGGTCATATGAATGCTGTCGGAGTGGGCCAGCTGCTCGGAGCCACGCAGAAAGTTGATGCTCTGAAATACGTGGGCCTTTTTGCCCAGCAGAAAGTCCAGCACCCGCTCCAGCTCCCGTTTGGCCACAATGCGTCGAATGGCCTCCGACTGCCGAATAGCAAACATAATTTTCACCTGCCGCGCATTCCAGTCGGCCTCGCCCTTATCAATCAGCTGCGCTACTTCGGCATTGATGGTGGCTACTTCCGCCGCCGTAAACAGACCGCGCAGTACCAGGTAGCCCTTCTCAGACCACTGCAGAATCTGCTGCTGCGTAGCCTCGTCGAACTCCGCAAACCCCGGCAGGGTGGGTGCCAGCCGGGCCGAGTCGGCGCGATCGAAACGCGGGCTTTCACCAGGAGCCGCCTCCCGGAAATCGGCCGAGGATATAGAGGAGTAGATGGGCTGGCGCAGGCCATAGCGGCGGTATAGGGCTTCGTTGTGGCGCAGCCGCCTTCTGTGCAAAAAGTTGTAGGCCATGTAGGCCGGCTTGAAAGCGCGCAGGTGGCCTAGCAGGCGTTGGAGCATAGCAGCGGAGGAAAGCGGGGGAAGACAGCAAGCGGCCTTCAGGGCCAGAAATATAGTGGCGGAGCGGCCGGGAGTTCTACGGCTATTCCCGACCTTTAACCACCACCTTGCCGGACGTGGAGCCAGTAGCCTGGTCCCGCCCCGAACGACCAAACTAAGAAGAAGTAGGAACAAACCCGCCACCAGCCACCTCCTCTCTGTGCTCACCATCGACATTCATACCCACATCCTGCCCGAGCGCTGGCCCGATCTGAAGGAGCGCTACGGCTACGGCGGCTTTATCCGGCTGGAGCACCACAAGCCCTGCTGCGCCCGCATGATGCAGGATGATAAGTTCTTCCGCGAGATTCAGGACAACTGCTGGGACCCGGAAGTGCGCATGCGGGAGTACGACCAGTTTGGAGCGCAGGTGCAGGTGCTCAGCACCGTGCCCGTGATGTTCAGCTACTGGGCTAGGCCACTCGATGCGCTGGATCTGAGCCGCTTGCTCAACGACCACCTGGCCGGCGTGGTGGCCCGCTACCCCAGCCGCTTCGTAGGCCTGGGTACCTTGCCCATGCAGGCCCCCGACCTGGCTGTTAAGGAGCTGGAGCGGTGTATGAAGATAGGCCTGGCCGGCGTGCAAATCGGCTCCCACATCAACGACTGGAACCTCGATGCCCCGGAACTGTTCGAGGTGTTTCAGGCCGCTGAGGAGCTGGGGGCCTGCGTGTTCATCCATCCCTGGGACATGATGGCCCAGCAGAAAATGCCCAAATACTGGCTTCCCTGGCTAGTAGGCATGCCCGCCGAAAGCACCTTGGCCCTCTGCTCCCTTATTTTTGGCGGCGTGCTGGAACGCTTGCCGCGCCTGCGCGTAGCGGTGGCGCATGGTGGCGGAACTTTTGCCAGCACCATCGGGCGCATTGAGCACGGTTTCCAGGTGCGGCCCGACCTGTGCGCCGTCGATAACCCAGTGAACCCCCGCGAGTATCTGGGGCGTTTCTGGGTCGATTCGCTGGTGCACGACCCGCGCATGCTGGATTACCTGGTGCAGACGCTGGGGGCCGACAAAATTACGCTGGGCACCGATTACCCTTTCCCGTTGGGGGAGCTGGAGCCCGGCCAGTTGATTAAGTCCATGCCCTATTCTGATGAGCTGAAGGCGCGCATGCTGGGCCAAAACGCGCTGGACTGGCTGGGAGTGGGGCAGGAGCACTTGGCCAAAATCATGGCGCAAGCGAAGTAGTGCCGGGGCGCGGGGCGTGGCTATCTTTGCTACCCATGAGCTTCGAACCCACCCTCGACTTTGCCCGCCAACTGGATGCGCAGGACCCACTCCACGACTTTCGCCAGCAGTTTCATATTCCGCCCGGCCCTGATGGGCAGGAGAGCCTCTATTTCTGCGGAAACTCGCTAGGCCTGCAGCCGCGCACCGCCCGTGCCGCCGCCGAACAGCAGTTTGATAACTGGCAAAATTTGGCCGTGGAAGGGCACTTTCGGGGCGATACGCCTTGGATGAAGTTTCACGAGGCCCTGGCCGCCCCTACAGCGCGCATTGTAGGCGCCAAGCCCGTGGAGGTAGTCGTGATGAATAACCTGACCACCAACCTGCACCTGCTGTTGGTATCTTTTTATCAGCCCACGGCCACGCGCTACAAGGTGCTGATGGAAGGCGGCGCGTTTCCTTCCGATCAGTACGCCCTCGAAACCCAGGTGAAGCTGCACGGGCGCCAGCCCGATGACGCCATTGTGGAGCTCACACCTCGCGCCGGCGAGCATACGCTGCGCATCGAAGACATTCTGGCCAAAATTGAGGAACTCGGCGACTCGCTGGCTACCATCATCATGGGTGGTATCAACTACTACACCGGCCAGGTGTATGATATGGCCGCCATTACGAAGGCCGGCCATGCAGTAGGCGCTAAGGTCGGCTTCGATCTGGCCCACGCTGCCGGCAACATTCCACTGCACCTCCACGACTGGGACGTGGACTTTGCCTGCTGGTGTACCTACAAATACCTCAACTCCGGCCCTGGTGGCGTGGCGGGCGCGTTTGTGCATGAGCGCTACGCCGAGCATCCCGAGCTGTTGCGTTTGGCCGGCTGGTGGGGATATGATGAGACCGAGCGCTTCAAGATGCGCAAAGGGTTCAAGCCCATGCGCGGGGCCGCCGGCTGGCAGCTCTCCAACGGGGCCGTCCTGACTATGGCGGTGCACCAGGCCGCTCTGGCCATGCACGAGGCTGCCGGTGGCATGGAAGCGCTGCGCCGCAAAAGTGAGCTGCTGACGGGCTACCTGGAGTTTCTCATCACGCGGCTAGGCCTGTCCAAATCCCAGCTCGAAATCATTACGCCTTCAGATCCGGCCCAACGTGGCTGTCAGCTCTCCCTGCTGGTGCACCAAAACGGCCGCGACCTGTTCGACCACCTGATGGCCGTGGGCGTTATCGGCGACTGGCGCGAGCCTAACGTAATTCGGCTGGCACCCGTGCCGCTCTACAATACATTTGAGGATGTATACCGCGTGGGAGAGGTGCTAGCCGAGTGGGCGGGCCGGCAGTAGGCGGTTCAGGCCACTTAGTGGTTCTCGGCACAATCTGCAGATAACCAGCTAAGTGCCCTCCCGGCAGAATTATGGCTTCAGGCCATAAAATATCGGGAGTTTTTCGGCCTTCTGGGTTGTTGTGCGTAGGAAGGAGTGGCCTAGGCCACTCTTTATTGTTGATCTTATTTCGCATCCATCATGGCCGAAGAGTACGCGGCAAAAATGAGCCGCAAAACCGACGCCGAACTCCGCGACTACGTCGATAACCGCTACCAGTACCGGGAGGAAGCCGTTTTGGCTGCCCTCGACGAGCTGGCCCGGCGTGGGATGCCCGAGCCGGGCGTATCTACTATTACGGAAGAACTGCGCGTCAGCCAACAGGAAACCAACCGCCGCGAAGCCGCCGCCCGCGAGGCAGAAGCTGAGCGGGAGAAGTCTCGCCGCGCCGCGCGGGGCGAAATGCTGCCGGAAGCGGCTAAAGAAGCAGGGCCAGCGCTGTACTCGCCCGGCACCATTGCGCTGTTCTCCGTGCTGCCTATGTCCATGATGATAGGCGGTGGTATTTTGCTGGGGCTGAATCTGTTCCGACTGCGCAGAATAAAGGCGCTGCTGCTGCTGCTGGCGTTTATGGTAGTGTATCTGCTGGTGTTTTCCAACATTGTGGCGTGGGTGGTGATGCAGGCCGGGCTGCCACCGCTATTAGGATTTTTTCTGTTTAATGTGCCGGCCATGCTGGTGTATATCCGGTGGTTCTGGCCGCGTTACATCACGCCAGGGCACTATCGGAGCCGGAGCATCTTCCTGCCAATGGTTCTGAGCTTTCTGATTGCCTGGGCGCTGCAGTACTACGCGGTACCGTACCTGCTCAAGCACCAGTCGGAGTTTATAAAACAGCAGCCCCCCGAAATGCAGCAGCAGATGAAGCAGCAAATAAATCAGCTGGAAGACGCTATGAAAAACTAGCCTGGAAGCAGCTATGGCGCTTACTTCTATTGCGCTGCCCAACGCCGAGCTGGCGCTGGATTCAACTTTCCTGAGTCCGGCAGAAGCCCAGGCACTCCTCACGGAGCTAACGGATACCATTCCCTGGAAGCACGAGGCCATTAAGCTGTTTGGGAAAGAAGTCCTGCAGCCTCGTCTCACGGCCTGGCACGGCGACCCAGGTGCTTCCTATCGCTACTCCGGTCTTCAGCTCACGCCCCAGCCCTGGACTCCGGCGTTGCAGCAGCTCCGCCAGCGCGTAGAGGCTGCCACAGGTGCTCAGTTCAATAGTGTGCTGCTCAACCTTTACCGCACCGGTCAGGATAGCATGGGCTGGCACGCCGATAATGAGCCGGAACTAGGCCCTAGGCCAGTTATTGCCTCCCTGAGTCTGGGTGCCACCCGTACCTTTCGCCTTAAGCCTCGCGACCCACTGCACACCTCGCATAAGTCCATCAGCCTGGAGTTGCCCTCCGGTAGCCTGCTCCTGATGAGCGGCCCTACGCAACAGCACTGGCTTCATGCGCTGCCCAAGACTACCCGCGTGCCCGGCCCACGCCTGAACCTCACGTTTCGACTGGTGAGGTAGCTGCGTTTGTTGAGAACTCATCTGTAAAGAAGTCTAGGTGATACTGTTTTCGGCATCCTCGCTCAATAGAAAGCCCCTACCTCCGATGTGGAAGTAGGGGCTTTTTATTGAGTATGAAGCTCTATCCACGAAAGGCAGCTTCAGAGCGAGTAGTCACAAAGGCTACTTCACATCTATCTGTAAGCCTAGGTACACCAAACGGCCTACCTGTGGGCCACCATATACCTGAATGTTGTTGGCATTGAACAGATTAGAAGCGCCAGCCTGGAGTGTGCTGCCCAGTGAAGGGAAGTTATACCCTACAAAAGCATCTACGGCACTGTAGTCAGCTAACTGGCCTACGGCGAAGGGGAGGCCATACTCGTGGCCCTGAGCCCAGCGGTAGTTCACCGAATAGGTCAGGCGGGTAAGAGCCGTGCCGTTAGCACCTACGTTGTACTTGTGCTTTGGCGTATTGAAGTACGTCTGGAACGCCTGGTCCTGGATGTTGCTCTGGTCCAAGATGTTCAGCGAGTAGTTGGCTGCCAGGTTGAACTCCGGCATGAAGGAGTACGTGATGCCCACGGCCCCACCTTTCGTGCGCACTTCTTGGTTGGCGTTGGTCCAAACCTGCAGCACCCGCGTATCGCCCGACTGGAACCCGCTGGCCGCGCCGCCCTGAATCTGGGCGCCGGTAGGCCGCGAGCCGTCGCGGTTGCCGATGAACGTGGTAGCCCCGATGAAGTCGTTGTAATAGCTCTGGTAGTAGTTGATGTCCAGAGCCAGCTTCTCGGTTACGGCGGCCTTATAGCCCAGCTCGTAGGTGCTCAGGCGCTCCAGCTTCAGGGGGTTGATGGTCGTTTCGAAGGCAGGTAGGTTGGCGCCCGTAAAGCGCTGGCCCTGGGCATTCACTAGGCTGTAGCCCTGGAAACCGTTGTCTACGTTGCCCAGCAGCAGTGCCCGGCCTACGTCGAGGCGAATGTACTGATCAAGCTGGGTAGGCGAGCGGAAGGCCTGGCCGAAGCTGGCGCGGAAGTTATGCTGCTTCTTGTCGCCGGCAGAATATACCACCGAAGCGCGCGGCGAGAAAGCGGCATCAAAGTTCTTGAACTCATCGAGGCGGCCGGCCAAGGCCAGTTTCAGGCGCTCATCCAGCAGTTTCTTCGTGAACTGGGCGTACCCACCTATTTCGTGGTTCTGAATGCGCTCATTGTCATCGGAGTAGATGTTGCCGTTGGAGCCCAACCGGAACTTCCGGTAAGCACCACCCACAATCAGGTCGGCAGTTTCACCCAGCTTGAAGTTGTACTGGGCGTTTCCTTCGTTCAGAAGCGAGCTGGGGTTCAGGCGGGCGCCTTTACCGGGAGTGGCATCCTGAATAATCTGGCTGCGCAGCTGTTGAAAACGGGCGCTGTTAGGGTCAAGCTGAACCTGATCGGCTTTGGCTTTAGCCGTGGCCTGGGCCTGCTCGGCAGTAGCACCGGCATTACGTGCTGCCGTGTAGGCCACATTGTAGGTACCAAAGTACTGATCTACGTAGCGCGTAGCGGCACCATCGGCCACCGGAGAGGTCTGGATGAAAGCACCCAGGAACCCCAGGTCGTAGCTGTCGTTGCCATAGTCCTGAATGGTCTGACCCCGCAAAAACCACCGTTCACCTTTTATTTCGCCATGCAGCTGGTTGGTGCCCAGGTTGTTGAAACGGTAGCGACTGGAGCTCTGGTAGCTGGCCGTGCCCCGGTTGATGTTGGCGCCTACTGTCATCTTGATGCTGCTCGTGAGCAGGTAAGACAGCGAAGGCTGCACCTTCAATGCCTTGGCTTTGTTGTCGTTGCCAACCAAAATTTTCTCTTCGAAGCCAGGCATGAACACGCTCTTGCCGTACAGCTCGGGGTTCACCGTATAGGCCGGAATGTTGCCACTAGCGGCGCGGTTCTGGGCGGGGCTGTAGGTGTTTTTTACATCGCCATAGCGGTTCACGGCATCATAGCCGAGCAAAGAGCCTTCGGGGTTGTTGTCGCGCTCTACGGCTGTGCTGGTGGGGGCATAGTTGCTGGCCAGCCAGTCGTTGGCCGTCAGGTAGGCTCCCGTAATTTTGAAGGCAAACCGGTCGCCAATCTTTCTGGCATACCGAATCTGGCCGTCCAGGAAGCTCCGCTCGCCGCCGCGCACGCGCACGCTTAGGCCCTCGCTTACGAAGGGGTCTTTGGAGTTCAGCAGCAATACCCCGTTGAAGGCATTGGCACCGTACAGGGCCGAGGCCGGGCCGTGAATAATCTCGATGCTCTCGATATCCAGCTCTGGTAGGCCAGTAATGTTGCCGGCGTTTACGTTCAGCGAAGGCGACTGAGTATCAAAGTAATCGGTTAGCTGAATCAGACGTTCGGACTTGGCCGAGTTGAAGCCGCGCGTGCTCAACGAGTTCATGAGCATGCTGGTGCTGTTCACGTCAATGCCTTTGTAGTGGGTCAGGCCCACCTGTACGTCGGGCGTAGGCATGCTCAGTACCTGCTGCGCCGTTACCTTTTCTACGGTTACGGGCGCCTGCAAAATGCCTTCTTCCACACGGGAAGCGGAGGCAATTACTTCGTTAGTGAGCGTGGGGTTGATTTTGAGCTGCACCAGAATGGCGTTGTCAGCCTGAGCCAGCGTTACTTCGCGGCTCTCATAGCCCACAAACGATACCGAAAGCACGACGGGACCCTCCGTAAAGTCAGGCTTAAGGGAAAACTTGCCATCTCGGTCGGTGCTGGTGCCAATAAAGGTGCCCCTAATAAAGATGGTGGCACCCGGAATAGGCTCGCCGGCCGAGTTCTGGACGGTGCCGCTAACCTGTGCCGCCTGCTGAGCCATCGTCGGGAAGATGGTTAGTAGGAACAGAAAGATGAATAAAAACTGTAAACGGTAGATTTTTCTCATACAGGGAAAATTGCAAAAAGTGGGAAGTTGAGAGTCGGTGCTGAAAAGGGCTGCAAATATATCGTATGCATGACGATTAAGCTATGCCTAACCTCATGTTTTTCATGGTTTTAAGAATTTGATTATTTGTACTTTACGCCTATTGCATAGTCTGCTTGCCTGGCATGATTTACCCTGCTTGGTCAGACGTTTCTCGTAAATAGAGCTAGTAGCGAATTTCGGGATTGCCGTACAGGGAGGGACATTCTACATCTCCAATGCAGAACTCGCCAAGCCAAAGGCACTTTTGAGCCGGAGCAGAATCTTTCACTACCGATGTAGCCCGATCTGGCAGTACCGGCTGGGGGAGGTGATATGCACGCTTCTTGAACATATCCGGGATAGCATGCTGGTAAGAGAGAATAGGCTGTAGGCCAGTCAAGCGGGCCGGAAGGCTATAGGAGCCTGTAGTAGAAAAGAGTAAATCTGCTACCATATAGAATATACCTTATTTATAAAATCTCAGCGAATAGTTCAAAGGACGCCTTTGCAAGGCACTTCAGACCTCACTTCACGACCAAACCCTGGAAAGCACCGGGTAAACTTTATGGTTTACTCGTTTAACCCAACCCAACAGAATCAAGTACTTTCGCTAGGCCACTTTGGGCTCCACTTGCCGTACTCTCCATGTCTGCATCCACCGTCTCCGCCTCTGCTCCAGAAACTAAACCGCTAACTGTTGTGGGAGGAGGCTTGGTGGGCTCGTTGCTGGCGCTGTATTTGGCGCAGCAGGGCCACACAGTAGACGTGTATGAGCGCCGACCCGACCCGCGCCGAAGCGGTAACGTGGAGGGGCGCTCCATTAACTTGGCGCTTTCCGATCGGGGGTGGCGGGCCTTGCGGGGGGTGGGCATTGAGGAAGCTGTACGCGAAGTAGCCATTCCGCTCTACCGGCGCGTGATGCACGACCAGCGCGGGCAGCTGACCATGCAGCCCTACGGACACGATGGGCAGGCCATCTACTCCGTTTCGCGGGCGGGGCTAAACCAGCGCCTGCTGGATCTGGTAGATCGGGAGCCGCGCGTGAAGGTGCTCTTCGATCAGCAGTGCCGGCGCGTAGATTTGCGCAACCGTACCCTGGAAATGTTCGATGGGGCGGCGGAAACAAGCCACGTGATACCCTATCAGCACCTGTTTGGTACCGATGGTGCGTACTCCTCCGTGCGCGCGGCCATGCAGAAGACCGATCGGTTCAACTACTCGCAGCACTACCTCAATTACGGCTACAAGGAACTGACCATTGCGGCGGGAGATGCCGGAAGCTGGGCTATTGAGAAAAATACCCTGCACATCTGGCCTAGAGGGCAATACATGATGATTGCGCTGCCCAATCTGGATGGCTCCTTCAATTGCACCCTGTTTTTCCCGTACGAAGGCCCGTATTCCTTCGCCACCTTGCAGACTCCAGAGCAGGTACGCCGGTTTTTCGAGGAAGTATTTTCGGATGCCGTGCCACTGATGCCGGAACTGGAGCAGGAGTTTTTCGAGAACCCCACCAGCTCCCTCGTGACGGTGCGTTGCTACCCGTGGTCAGTGACCGATGAGGTGCTGCTGCTGGGCGATGCCTCGCACGCCATTGTGCCGTTTTATGGGCAGGGCATGAATGCCGGGTTTGAAGATTGTACCATTCTGCAGCAGCTGATGGAAAGCCACGGCTCCGATTGGCTTGCCATCTTCCAGGAGTTTCAGCAACAGCGCAAGCCCAATGCCGATGCCATGGCCGACCTGGCTGTATATAATTTCGAAGAAATGCGTGACCGGGTAGCCGACCCCCGCTTTCTACTGCAGAAAAAGATCGAAAGCAAAATATCGGCGCAGTACCCGCAGCACTGGCTTCCGCTTTACTCGCAGGTAACTTTTTCGCATTTGCCCTATGCTGAAGCCTGGGCAAACGGGCAGGCCCAGGAGCGTATAATGCAGCGCGTGATGCCTCGCATTCAGTCAGAAGCGGATTACGACCTGCCGGAAGTGCAGGCCCTGATTGCGCAGGAGCTAGCCCAACGGCAATAAACAACATATCTTGCTATAGTGCTATTCTGATTAAGGGCTTGGCTAGCAATTATTGAGGGTTCAGTTGCGTCTAAGGAAGCCTGTTTTCTTGGCGGTATTCTATATGGGGAATAATAATCCTACTTGTTATATAATAGTTGCAGGCCCGGAAAAGGATTCTTTTTGTGAGAATCGTCTTTCACTGGTAGTGCCTGAGCGGAGTTTGGGTTTCCCAATTCTATACAAACCCCAAGACCAAATTTGCTAACTGCCAAAAGCCTATTTAATTGCTTGGCATACTCGGGTTTCTGCGTTAGTTTAGTGATCTGTTATAAGAGATTTCCTGGCTGAACAAATGGTTTTGCCATGTGAATGTCCTATTTTACTAGCCCAACGGCATTCCGTCCTTCTGTCTTGAATTCCCTTCCATGGCCGCTCCCATCCTAACCTGCGCCATCATTGATGATGAAGAAATTAACCGGCTTACGCTGGAACATTATATTTCCCTAACGGACTCGCTGCAGCTGGTGGTGTCGATGGACGATGCTCTGCAGGGGCTCAACTACTTCCGCGCCGGTAACCGCGTAGATGTGCTGTTTCTGGATGTGCAGATGCCGCAGCTCAATGGCCTCGATTTGTTACGGGTGCTGGCTGATCCGCCCATCGTGATTCTGACAACGGCCCACGAGGATTTCGCCGTGGATGCGTTCGAACTGCGCGTGACGGACTATCTGGTAAAGCCCTTCGACTATGCCCGCTTCAGTAGGGCAGTGCAGCGCGCCCTGCAGCAGCATTCGGCTACCGTAGCTGCGCCGGCTGCCCTCGCTGGTCCGCCCGATAACGACTTGTTCGTGAAGGTGAACAACAAGATGATCCGCATCAACTTCGATGATGTAATCTACATCGAAGCCCTATCGGATTACGTGGTTATCGTCACGGAAAAGCAGAAATTCATTGTGTACACCACCATGAAGGCCCTGGATGCCCGCCTGCCCTTCGACCATTTTGTGCGTGTACACCGCTCCTATATCCTGAATATGCGCCGCATCGAGGCCATTGAGGACGGCTCTGCCTTGGTACCCGGTGGCCATCATGTGCCCATTGGCAAGTCGTATCAGGAAGCCTTTTTCCGGAAGCTCAACCGGATATAAGCCTCCATCTTCTGCTGTTGCAAAAGTCCCGAGGAGTGGCCTACGGTAGTTTCGTAGTCCACTCCTCGGGACTTTTTGCAACAGCAGAAGCTAGTTAACTACATTCAGGGGCAGTGCAGCAACCACCTCTTCCAGCAGCGCTGCCAAACGAGCTACGGCAGGTTGCAGCACGCTGGCATCGGGCGTGGGCTGACCGGGGGCAGGGCGGGAGAGGGGCTCCAGCAGTGCTACATCCTGCTGCGCGCTGTGGATGTTCAGCAGCTGAATAGAAGGCCGGAGTTTGTGCACCACTTCGCCCACCGTAGGCCAGTCGGCGGCGGCGGCGGCCTCGTGCAGGCGGGCTACTGCCGGCGGCGTGTGG
The Hymenobacter gelipurpurascens DNA segment above includes these coding regions:
- a CDS encoding 3-hydroxyanthranilate 3,4-dioxygenase, with the protein product MPVARPFNFQQWIEEHRHLLKPPVGNQQVFKDNKDFIVMVVGGPNARKDYHVDEGEELFLQLEGDIVVKIIEDGKPVDIEIKAGSMFLLPGGVPHSPRRPAGTVGLVLERYRTAGELDGFQWYCENCGHKLYEEYAEITDIVAQLPPIMDRFWANNDLRTCKNCGTYMEAPAKPTPAE
- a CDS encoding amidohydrolase family protein, translating into MLTIDIHTHILPERWPDLKERYGYGGFIRLEHHKPCCARMMQDDKFFREIQDNCWDPEVRMREYDQFGAQVQVLSTVPVMFSYWARPLDALDLSRLLNDHLAGVVARYPSRFVGLGTLPMQAPDLAVKELERCMKIGLAGVQIGSHINDWNLDAPELFEVFQAAEELGACVFIHPWDMMAQQKMPKYWLPWLVGMPAESTLALCSLIFGGVLERLPRLRVAVAHGGGTFASTIGRIEHGFQVRPDLCAVDNPVNPREYLGRFWVDSLVHDPRMLDYLVQTLGADKITLGTDYPFPLGELEPGQLIKSMPYSDELKARMLGQNALDWLGVGQEHLAKIMAQAK
- a CDS encoding phytanoyl-CoA dioxygenase family protein, translating into MLQRLLGHLRAFKPAYMAYNFLHRRRLRHNEALYRRYGLRQPIYSSISSADFREAAPGESPRFDRADSARLAPTLPGFAEFDEATQQQILQWSEKGYLVLRGLFTAAEVATINAEVAQLIDKGEADWNARQVKIMFAIRQSEAIRRIVAKRELERVLDFLLGKKAHVFQSINFLRGSEQLAHSDSIHMTTYPLGYLVAAWIALEPVTAENGPVFYYPGSHRLPYVLNGDFPHGGSHFLIGDQAYQHYEQAIEAVIARENTPAEELHAQPGDVLIWHANLLHGGRPIRRAGSTRRSMVLHYFAQDDVVCYHEITQRPALL
- a CDS encoding TonB-dependent receptor; translation: MRKIYRLQFLFIFLFLLTIFPTMAQQAAQVSGTVQNSAGEPIPGATIFIRGTFIGTSTDRDGKFSLKPDFTEGPVVLSVSFVGYESREVTLAQADNAILVQLKINPTLTNEVIASASRVEEGILQAPVTVEKVTAQQVLSMPTPDVQVGLTHYKGIDVNSTSMLMNSLSTRGFNSAKSERLIQLTDYFDTQSPSLNVNAGNITGLPELDIESIEIIHGPASALYGANAFNGVLLLNSKDPFVSEGLSVRVRGGERSFLDGQIRYARKIGDRFAFKITGAYLTANDWLASNYAPTSTAVERDNNPEGSLLGYDAVNRYGDVKNTYSPAQNRAASGNIPAYTVNPELYGKSVFMPGFEEKILVGNDNKAKALKVQPSLSYLLTSSIKMTVGANINRGTASYQSSSRYRFNNLGTNQLHGEIKGERWFLRGQTIQDYGNDSYDLGFLGAFIQTSPVADGAATRYVDQYFGTYNVAYTAARNAGATAEQAQATAKAKADQVQLDPNSARFQQLRSQIIQDATPGKGARLNPSSLLNEGNAQYNFKLGETADLIVGGAYRKFRLGSNGNIYSDDNERIQNHEIGGYAQFTKKLLDERLKLALAGRLDEFKNFDAAFSPRASVVYSAGDKKQHNFRASFGQAFRSPTQLDQYIRLDVGRALLLGNVDNGFQGYSLVNAQGQRFTGANLPAFETTINPLKLERLSTYELGYKAAVTEKLALDINYYQSYYNDFIGATTFIGNRDGSRPTGAQIQGGAASGFQSGDTRVLQVWTNANQEVRTKGGAVGITYSFMPEFNLAANYSLNILDQSNIQDQAFQTYFNTPKHKYNVGANGTALTRLTYSVNYRWAQGHEYGLPFAVGQLADYSAVDAFVGYNFPSLGSTLQAGASNLFNANNIQVYGGPQVGRLVYLGLQIDVK
- a CDS encoding FAD-dependent oxidoreductase gives rise to the protein MSASTVSASAPETKPLTVVGGGLVGSLLALYLAQQGHTVDVYERRPDPRRSGNVEGRSINLALSDRGWRALRGVGIEEAVREVAIPLYRRVMHDQRGQLTMQPYGHDGQAIYSVSRAGLNQRLLDLVDREPRVKVLFDQQCRRVDLRNRTLEMFDGAAETSHVIPYQHLFGTDGAYSSVRAAMQKTDRFNYSQHYLNYGYKELTIAAGDAGSWAIEKNTLHIWPRGQYMMIALPNLDGSFNCTLFFPYEGPYSFATLQTPEQVRRFFEEVFSDAVPLMPELEQEFFENPTSSLVTVRCYPWSVTDEVLLLGDASHAIVPFYGQGMNAGFEDCTILQQLMESHGSDWLAIFQEFQQQRKPNADAMADLAVYNFEEMRDRVADPRFLLQKKIESKISAQYPQHWLPLYSQVTFSHLPYAEAWANGQAQERIMQRVMPRIQSEADYDLPEVQALIAQELAQRQ
- a CDS encoding LytR/AlgR family response regulator transcription factor produces the protein MAAPILTCAIIDDEEINRLTLEHYISLTDSLQLVVSMDDALQGLNYFRAGNRVDVLFLDVQMPQLNGLDLLRVLADPPIVILTTAHEDFAVDAFELRVTDYLVKPFDYARFSRAVQRALQQHSATVAAPAALAGPPDNDLFVKVNNKMIRINFDDVIYIEALSDYVVIVTEKQKFIVYTTMKALDARLPFDHFVRVHRSYILNMRRIEAIEDGSALVPGGHHVPIGKSYQEAFFRKLNRI
- a CDS encoding alpha-ketoglutarate-dependent dioxygenase AlkB family protein, encoding MALTSIALPNAELALDSTFLSPAEAQALLTELTDTIPWKHEAIKLFGKEVLQPRLTAWHGDPGASYRYSGLQLTPQPWTPALQQLRQRVEAATGAQFNSVLLNLYRTGQDSMGWHADNEPELGPRPVIASLSLGATRTFRLKPRDPLHTSHKSISLELPSGSLLLMSGPTQQHWLHALPKTTRVPGPRLNLTFRLVR
- the kynU gene encoding kynureninase, which codes for MSFEPTLDFARQLDAQDPLHDFRQQFHIPPGPDGQESLYFCGNSLGLQPRTARAAAEQQFDNWQNLAVEGHFRGDTPWMKFHEALAAPTARIVGAKPVEVVVMNNLTTNLHLLLVSFYQPTATRYKVLMEGGAFPSDQYALETQVKLHGRQPDDAIVELTPRAGEHTLRIEDILAKIEELGDSLATIIMGGINYYTGQVYDMAAITKAGHAVGAKVGFDLAHAAGNIPLHLHDWDVDFACWCTYKYLNSGPGGVAGAFVHERYAEHPELLRLAGWWGYDETERFKMRKGFKPMRGAAGWQLSNGAVLTMAVHQAALAMHEAAGGMEALRRKSELLTGYLEFLITRLGLSKSQLEIITPSDPAQRGCQLSLLVHQNGRDLFDHLMAVGVIGDWREPNVIRLAPVPLYNTFEDVYRVGEVLAEWAGRQ